A stretch of the Proteus sp. ZN5 genome encodes the following:
- a CDS encoding integrase arm-type DNA-binding domain-containing protein yields the protein MALSDTKIRSAKPEDKAYKLTDGKGLFLLVHPNGSKYWRFRYRFGGKEKMLAFGVYPEISLANAREKRDEARKLVANGVDPSEKRKEVKEEQQKEFNTFEKVARDWHATNKKWSEGHSHRVLKSLEDNIFASIGKRNIAELKTRDLLEPIKDVEMSGRLEVAARLQQRVTAIMRYAVQSGLIDYNPAQDMAGAVATGKRVHRAALELKRLPEFLQRIDDYKGRPLTKLAVKFTLLVFIRSSELRFARWDEIDFENAMWTIPAEREAIEGVKHSHRGSKMRTTHLVPLSRQAIEILKQIYQFSGNHELIFIGDHNPRKPMSENTVNNALRVMGYDTKTEVCGHGFRTMACSSLIESGLWSKDAVERQMSHQERNSVRAAYIHKAEHIEERRLMVQWWADYLDANREREISPFSFAKSGNPLKAI from the coding sequence ATGGCACTTTCCGATACTAAGATCCGTTCTGCAAAACCTGAAGATAAAGCGTATAAGCTGACAGATGGTAAAGGATTATTTCTTCTGGTTCACCCCAATGGTTCTAAATATTGGCGCTTTCGTTATCGCTTTGGCGGTAAAGAAAAGATGCTTGCATTTGGCGTATACCCTGAGATCTCCCTAGCGAATGCCCGTGAAAAACGAGATGAGGCAAGAAAACTTGTCGCTAACGGAGTAGATCCTAGTGAAAAACGCAAAGAAGTAAAAGAAGAGCAACAAAAGGAATTTAATACATTCGAGAAGGTTGCTCGCGATTGGCACGCAACGAATAAGAAGTGGTCAGAGGGGCATAGCCATCGAGTATTAAAAAGTCTTGAAGACAATATCTTTGCCTCTATAGGTAAACGTAATATTGCTGAACTGAAAACTCGTGATCTACTCGAACCGATTAAAGACGTAGAGATGTCTGGACGTCTTGAGGTGGCGGCGCGTTTACAGCAACGTGTGACTGCCATAATGCGTTATGCCGTACAAAGCGGTTTAATCGACTATAACCCAGCGCAAGATATGGCTGGCGCAGTTGCCACTGGTAAACGAGTTCATAGAGCCGCATTAGAGCTTAAACGCTTACCTGAGTTCTTACAACGCATCGATGATTATAAGGGAAGACCGTTAACTAAGCTTGCAGTCAAATTTACCTTGTTAGTCTTCATTCGTTCCAGTGAACTCCGTTTCGCTCGTTGGGATGAAATCGATTTTGAAAATGCCATGTGGACGATCCCCGCTGAAAGAGAAGCGATAGAAGGGGTTAAGCATTCACATCGCGGATCAAAAATGCGTACTACTCATTTAGTCCCTTTAAGTAGACAAGCCATTGAGATCTTAAAACAGATCTATCAATTCAGCGGCAACCATGAACTGATTTTTATTGGCGATCATAACCCTAGAAAACCTATGAGTGAAAACACGGTTAACAACGCATTACGCGTGATGGGCTATGACACTAAGACAGAAGTTTGTGGTCATGGTTTTAGAACGATGGCGTGTAGCTCGCTGATCGAGTCAGGGCTATGGTCGAAGGATGCAGTAGAAAGGCAGATGAGCCACCAAGAACGCAACTCAGTAAGAGCTGCTTATATTCATAAAGCAGAGCATATTGAGGAACGGCGACTGATGGTGCAGTGGTGGGCTGATTATCTAGATGCGAATAGGGAAAGGGAAATTTCGCCGTTTAGTTTTGCTAAGTCGGGTAATCCATTAAAGGCAATTTAA